Proteins encoded within one genomic window of Ctenopharyngodon idella isolate HZGC_01 chromosome 6, HZGC01, whole genome shotgun sequence:
- the tubgcp5 gene encoding gamma-tubulin complex component 5 gives MAHWSRFEKELELETRRLISHFTAIQDEEDQNFQMALKFTWSNFKFHHFLDVNRHNVQRSINGIHEKLMVHSDLSKAESWIRLTEEFLSSPLPSTEGTKTDAHYSMLALLLHLSDSPSNTNYCERPRLKETEKEDKFDWAKYLMEGEDIDTGPFPDTPDWSEEESEEEDSQQPLSREDSGIQVDRTPQEDHEQNDKTVQVTWTVGEPDSRAWLEQHIVTSYWVPNSPRFPHSLHLHSNLYNVWDQHLYNTGPLYLPEEKSFVTETQVIRETLWLFSGVKKLFIFQHNDGKVTVRNDVVVTHLTNNCLHSVLEHIAAYGQAVSRLQKFIDEVTGHSAEPCPPGLNSSSSSSKKSSEPPFRTYQAFVWALYKYFTSFKEELNIIEKDIIAKDETVTLSSVLERLSPHLAQITMLHRVFCTGVAEVPTETPNVLRASHLLNTLYKAIIEYDSVGEASEQSVALLFSLWVETVRPYLEIVDEWIVHGHLFDPAKEFIIQRNKDVPVNHRDFWYATYTLYSVSETVESEERLSDAASGSSGGEQASSSRQHTMVSFLKPVLKQIIMAGKSMQLLKNLDCKETEQPDGSSRDAERKSLYTLFLESVQTRLRYGEESPTNMVTEQQATKKSLIKMQSIVARHLELDDIHDPLLAINFARLYLEQNDFHEKFSGGSVILDRSSESVTCQTFELTLRSCLYPHIERRYIECCGNLMRTLKKDYRLLGYLQAMRNYFLLEAGDTMYDFYTAIFDKVLEKESWQQLAFLNVQLQEAVGQRHPEDSSRLSIFLETIDPARKKQPVNNLDGLTLSYKVPWPVDIVISSECQKIYNQVFLLLLQIKWAKYSLDTLRFSDLTVAAKRQEGGQSEESTAKEPINQQIHRMFLLRVKLMHFVNSLHNYIMTRILHSTGLEFQHQVQEAKDLDQLIKIHYRYLSTIHDRCLLREKVSFVKEAIMKVLNLVLIFSDRWQAGFGAWKIESIDKMESDFKNCHMFLVTILNKAVCRGSFPHLESLALSLMAGFEQC, from the exons GTTTCACCATTTTCTTGATGTCAACAGACATAATGTGCAGCGATCCATTAATGG GATTCATGAGAAACTCATGGTCCACTCTGACTTAAGTAAAGCAGAGAGCTGGATACGGCTAACTGAAGAATTTCTCAGTTCTCCTCTTCCCAGTACTGAGGGAACCAAG ACTGATGCCCACTACAGTATGCTGGCTTTATTACTCCATCTGTCTGACTCTCCATCCAACACAAACTACTGCGAAAGACCCAGATTGAAAGAAACGG AGAAAGAAGACAAGTTTGATTGGGCAAAATACCTCATGGAAGGAGAAGATATTGATACTGGGCCCTTTCCAGACACTCCA GACTGGTCTGAGGAAGAGAGTGAAGAAGAAGATAGCCAGCAGCCCCTGAGCAGAGAGGATTCTGGTATACAGGTAGACAGAACACCACAGGAGGACCACGAGCAGAATGACAAGACGGTTCAAGTCACCTGGACTG TGGGTGAGCCGGACTCCAGGGCTTGGTTGGAGCAGCATATTGTCACTTCATATTGGGTTCCCAACTCTCCCCGCTTTCCACACAGCCTCCACCTGCACTCCAACCTTTACAACGTCTG GGATCAGCACCTGTATAACACTGGGCCTCTCTACCTGCCTGAGGAGAAGTCTTTTGTTACAGAGACACAAGTGATTCGGGAAACTCTTTG GCTCTTCTCTGGTGtaaaaaaacttttcattttccagcacAATGATGGCAAGGTGACTGTAAGGAATGATGTGGTGGTCACTCATCTAACTAAT AACTGTCTTCACTCTGTACTGGAGCACATAGCGGCCTATGGGCAGGCTGTTTCCCGTCTGCAAAAGTTTATTGATGAAGTGACCGGCCACAGTGCAGAGCCCTGTCCTCCAGGTCTTAACtcttcctcctcatcctccAAGAAGAGCTCTGAGCCTCCCTTCCGAACCTACCAAGCATTCGTGTGGGCCCTGTATAAATACTTCACCAGCTTTAAAGAAGAGCTCAATATTATCGAAAAAGACATTATTGCCAAAG ATGAGACGGTGACTCTGTCATCTGTGCTGGAACGGTTAAGTCCTCATCTGGCTCAGATCACGATGCTGCACAGGGTTTTCTGCACAGGAGTGGCTGAAGTGCCGACGGAAACACCCAACGTTTTGCGAGCCTCACACTTACTCAACACCCTTTACAAGGCAATCATAGAATATGACAGCGTGGGCGAGGCCTCTGAGCAGTCT GTGGcacttcttttctctctctgggTAGAAACGGTCCGGCCATACCTTGAGATTGTAGATGAATGGATTGTTCACGGTCACTTATTTGACCCCGCCAAAGAGTTTATCATTCAGAG GAACAAGGATGTACCAGTAAACCACAGGGACTTCTGGTATGCCACTTACACGCTGTATAGCGTCTCTGAGACAGTGGAGAGCGAGGAGAGGCTCAGCGATGCTGCCAGTGGAAGCTCTGGCGGGGAGCAGGCATCCAGCAGCAGACAGCACACCATGGTGTCCTTCCTCAAGCCTGTACTCAAGCAGATCATCATGGCTGGCAAATCCATGCAGCTGCTGAAAAACCTGGACTGCAAGGAGACCGAACAGCCAGATGGCTCCTCCAGAG ATGCCGAAAGAAAGAGTCTGTACACGCTTTTCTTGGAGTCAGTGCAGACACGTCTTCGGTATGGAGAAGAATCACCTACGAATATGGTTACCGAGCAACAGGCCACTAAGAAGAGCCTGATCAAGATGCAGTCCATTGTAGCACGTCATCTGGAGCTGGATGACATCCATGACCCCCTGCTGGCCATTAATTTTGCAAG GCTTTATTTAGAGCAGAATGACTTCCATGAGAAATTCTCGGGCGGCAGTGTAATTTTGGACCGCTCCTCCGAGTCTGTGACATGTCAGACGTTTGAGCTTACGCTCCGTTCCTGTCTGTATCCACATATTGAGAGGAGATACATCGAATGCTGTGGGAACCTCATGAGAACCCTGAAGAAAGACTACAG GCTTCTGGGGTACTTGCAGGCCATGAGAAACTACTTCCTGTTGGAGGCTGGAGATACTATGTATGATTTCTACACAGCCATCTTTGACAAAGTTCTGGAGAAGGAGAGCTGGCAGCAGCTGGCATTCCTCAATGTGCAGCTGCAAGAGGCTGTTGGACAGCGCCACCCAGAGGACAGCAGCCG GTTGTCCATATTTCTTGAAACTATTGATCCTGCAAGAAAAAAACAGCCAGTGAATAACCTTGATGGTCTTACTCTGAGTTATAAG GTTCCATGGCCTGTAGATATTGTTATTAGTTCAGAGTGTCAGAAAATCTACAATCAGGTCTTCCTACTGTTGCTTCAGATCAAATGGGCCAAATATAGTCTGGACACATTACGATTCAGTG ATTTGACAGTGGCCGCTAAGAGGCAAGAAGGAGGTCAATCTGAGGAAAGCACAGCCAAAGAGCCCATAAACCAGCAGATTCACAGGATGTTTCTCCTGAGGGTCAAACTCATGCACTTTGTCAACAGCCTGCACAACTACATTATGACTAGG ATCCTACATAGTACAGGTCTAGAATTTCAACACCAAGTACAGGAGGCAAAGGACCTGGACCAGCTCATTAAAATCCACTACAGATACTTGTCCACCATTCATGACCGATGTCTGCTCAGAGAGAAA GTCAGTTTTGTCAAGGAGGCCATCATGAAAGTGCTGAATTTAGTTCTTATCTTCTCAGACAGATGGCAGGCTGGTTTTGGGGCATGGAA AATCGAGTCGATTGACAAAATGGAGTCTGATTTTAAAAACTGTCACATGTTTCTTGTGACCATTTTGAACAAGGCTGTGTGCAGAGGCTCATTTCCTCATT tggAGTCCTTGGCGCTGTCGCTAATGGCTGGATTTGAACAGTGTTAA
- the LOC127514952 gene encoding fibronectin type III domain-containing protein 9: MTITVQNVTATSAIVSWPSSPGCVDTFYSVMYHPNWNSLLMGYTRKSFLREDRVPVSQTSTSLGNLSPQTTYILCVTCQSANPTREQCQVFSTLDEGTELGESSRELAMGVWLASSILLLIIAVALLWGCLHTMCPAKRNPERGSQPGPNPPHLALTPMGGNMRSEGRKSLYMPGCGEEDFQNATVIENPFRVERGREMANGSRELQTSSNKQRFGPESE; this comes from the coding sequence ATGACTATCACCGTTCAGAACGTCACCGCCACCTCTGCCATCGTCAGCTGGCCGTCTTCTCCAGGCTGTGTGGACACATTCTACAGCGTCATGTATCACCCTAACTGGAACAGCCTTCTGATGGGTTACACACGCAAGAGTTTTCTGCGCGAGGACAGGGTTCCCGTGAGCCAGACGTCTACCAGTCTGGGCAACCTCAGTCCTCAGACCACATACATCCTCTGTGTCACCTGCCAGTCTGCAAATCCCACCAGAGAGCAGTGCCAAGTCTTTAGTACCCTAGATGAGGGCACTGAGCTCGGGGAGAGCAGCAGGGAGCTGGCAATGGGAGTCTGGCTGGCCAGCAGCATTCTCTTGCTGATCATTGCCGTGGCTCTGCTTTGGGGATGTCTCCACACCATGTGTCCAGCAAAAAGGAACCCAGAAAGAGGTAGCCAGCCAGGTCCGAACCCTCCACACCTGGCTCTGACCCCCATGGGTGGGAACATGAGAAGTGAAGGAAGAAAAAGTCTATACATGCCCGGTTGCGGCGAGGAGGACTTTCAGAATGCAACAGTGATCGAGAATCCTTTTCGAGTCGAGCGTGGCAGAGAAATGGCAAACGGGAGTCGTGAACTTCAAACATCAAGTAATAAACAAAGATTTGGCCCCGAGTCAGAATAA